One stretch of Punica granatum isolate Tunisia-2019 chromosome 5, ASM765513v2, whole genome shotgun sequence DNA includes these proteins:
- the LOC116208826 gene encoding probable plastid-lipid-associated protein 11, chloroplastic: MAISFSLSSTSPLSLSSNPSRPLTSTPRPAPARCSLTAAASPKSRLLSLIADQDLGLKTQRDPEALSSIIAAIDDMAALGRDTVTTDGSLLSATWRLLWTTEKEQLFIIENARWFGTAAGDVLQVIDVDRRVLNNVITFPPDGVFFVRSTIEIASKQRVNFRFTSAVLRGKNWEVPLPPFGQGWFESVYIDDEIRVVKDIRGDYLIVDHASYDWKE, translated from the exons ATGGCTAtctccttctccctctcttccACTTCACCTCTGTCTCTGTCCTCAAACCCCAGCCGGCCCCTGACTTCCACTCCTCGACCTGCACCCGCCCGCTGTTCCCTCACCGCCGCGGCGTCGCCGAAGAGCCGCCTCCTCAGCCTCATCGCCGACCAGGACCTCGGGCTCAAGACCCAGAGGGACCCCGAGGCCCTCTCCTCCATAATTGCCGCCATCGACGACATGGCCGCCCTGGGCCGGGACACTGTCACCACCGACGGGTCCCTCCTCTCCGCCACGTGGCGGCTCCTCTGGACGACCGAGAAGGAGCAGCTGTTCATCATCGAGAACGCCCGGTGGTTCGGCACGGCGGCGGGGGATGTCCTGCAGGTGATCGATGTGGACAGGAGGGTCCTTAACAATGTTATCACTTTCCCTCCCGACGGAGTCTTCTTCGTACGGTCCACCATTGAAATTGCTTCCAAGCAGAGAGTGAATTTCAG ATTTACGAGTGCTGTTCTTCGAGGGAAGAACTGGGAGGTCCCACTTCCTCCATTTGGGCAGGGATG GTTTGAGTCTGTATACATAGATGATGAGATACGCGTTGTAAAAGATATCCGAGGAGATTATCTGATCGTGGATCATGCTTCATATGATTGGAAAGAATGA
- the LOC116209465 gene encoding RGS1-HXK1-interacting protein 1 — protein sequence MHPSMATVAEAPDEKPNSLHNKSETLEAAAPWIDYAAQQARLLQEDVQRTVDSFAEASKSRLSQIISTSSAHFAQSLDLLGDVKAKYAAHEDIVFGKIKEGVDVAASHPMATVGTMAGLGLVLLKKPRSFLYYKTIRLIMSEEAMLSRAESKVKELRQSIDLLKAESQKLEKRAQMAEEEMIRGRTKLRQAGKQIQSVIGSAHKIERQAEGLKDILRELPRREASRFRSQVSKLESEAKRERNSLKKEVSKISDYGISV from the exons ATGCATCCTTCAATGGCGACGGTGGCAGAAGCACCGGACGAGAAGCCGAATTCGCTGCACAATAAATCAGAAACCCTGGAGGCCGCCGCTCCTTGGATCGACTACGCGGCCCAGCAAGCCCGCCTTCTCCAGGAGGACGTCCAACGAACTGTCGACTCCTTCGCTGAGGCTTCCAAATCCCGCCTCTCCCAGATCATCTCCACCTCTTCGGCTCATTTCGCCCAGAGTCTC GATTTGCTTGGAGATGTCAAGGCTAAATATGCTGCTCACGAGGACATTGTCTTTGGCAAGATCAAag AGGGTGTTGATGTTGCAGCTTCACATCCAATGGCGACTGTGGGAACGATGGCTGGGTTAGGACTCGTTCTACTAAAAA AGCCTAGGAGCTTCCTGTACTACAAAACTATACGCCTTATTATGAGTGAAGAG GCAATGCTTTCCAGAGCTGAGTCAAAAGTTAAGGAGCTCCGGCAATCAATTGATCTCCTTAAGGCCGAATCTCAGAAGTTGGAA AAGAGAGCGCAAATGGCAGAAGAGGAAATGATACGAGGGAGGACTAAACTACG ACAAGCCGGAAAGCAGATCCAAAGTGTGATTGGTTCAGCGCATAAGATAGAAAGACAAGCAGAGG GTCTTAAAGACATTCTCAGAGAACTTCCTCGAAGAGAAGCTTCTCGATTCAGATCCCAG GTCTCTAAACTGGAATCTGAGGCTAAGCGGGAGAGGAATTCTCTGAAAAAGGAAGTCTCGAAGATCAGTGATTACGGGATATCTGTATGA